The Candidatus Gracilibacteria bacterium genome has a window encoding:
- a CDS encoding UDP-N-acetylmuramoyl-L-alanyl-D-glutamate--2,6-diaminopimelate ligase — MTLIQKLKHGIGLRNPARVAYHYLRGRIAFALSGNPAKDMYIIGVTGTKGKTTTSTLIARALEESGRKTALLSTAQIWIAGEKRENQSKMTMDNPFDMWKTLEKARAKGVTHLVLETSSHGIYYFRNFGIRYNAVVLTNISQDHLDLHGTMDEYARTKARIFQKEPGKICVLPKDCEYFSLFQNAARAGGDGRNIITYSMKEPADYQLRALRNTEKGMDIDIKGPDEEALIQAQLKGVFNAENILAAYTLLRSIGVANAHIIHAWADFTGVPGRLEPVPNALGLTILIDYAHTEASLRSVLQTLQTDGRMILIFGATGDRDTSKRPKMGAVAHELADTIILTDDDTYSESSERIISMLREGIPRSIGDTFQIIPDRRDAIYWALQHAEPGDTVLVAGKGCETVQVTNQGPIPWSDRGIVEEFLGTQ; from the coding sequence ATGACTCTCATACAAAAACTCAAGCATGGTATCGGGCTCAGAAATCCAGCCCGTGTCGCCTATCACTATCTCCGTGGTCGTATAGCTTTTGCACTCTCAGGAAATCCAGCAAAAGATATGTATATCATAGGCGTTACTGGGACAAAGGGAAAAACTACGACTTCGACACTGATAGCACGAGCACTCGAAGAATCAGGGAGAAAAACCGCACTTCTCAGCACAGCACAGATATGGATAGCGGGCGAAAAGAGAGAAAACCAATCCAAGATGACAATGGATAATCCTTTTGATATGTGGAAAACTCTCGAAAAAGCGCGAGCAAAAGGTGTGACACATCTTGTGCTTGAGACCAGTAGTCATGGGATTTATTATTTCCGAAATTTTGGTATCCGGTATAACGCCGTTGTTCTCACAAATATTTCTCAAGATCATCTCGATCTCCATGGAACTATGGATGAGTATGCGAGGACTAAGGCAAGGATTTTCCAAAAAGAACCAGGGAAGATATGTGTCCTGCCAAAAGATTGTGAATATTTTTCGCTCTTTCAGAACGCTGCTCGTGCAGGAGGAGATGGTAGAAATATCATCACCTATAGTATGAAGGAACCTGCCGACTACCAGCTCAGGGCATTGCGAAATACCGAAAAAGGAATGGATATCGATATCAAATGACCTGACGAAGAAGCGCTAATTCAAGCACAACTCAAAGGGGTTTTTAATGCAGAAAATATTTTGGCGGCCTATACTCTCCTTCGCTCTATCGGGGTAGCCAATGCTCACATCATCCATGCGTGGGCTGATTTTACGGGTGTTCCAGGACGACTCGAACCAGTTCCAAATGCTCTCTGACTCACGATACTCATTGACTATGCTCATACTGAGGCCAGTTTACGAAGTGTCCTCCAGACACTTCAAACAGATGGGAGAATGATTCTCATCTTTGGAGCAACGGGTGATAGAGACACCTCAAAACGTCCAAAAATGGGAGCTGTAGCCCATGAATTGGCTGATACTATTATTCTGACTGATGATGATACGTATTCAGAATCATCCGAGCGAATCATCTCGATGCTCCGAGAAGGCATACCGCGCTCCATCGGTGATACATTTCAGATTATCCCCGATAGAAGAGATGCTATTTATTGGGCACTTCAACATGCCGAACCAGGTGATACCGTCCTCGTGGCTGGTAAGGGATGTGAGACAGTGCAGGTCACTAATCAAGGTCCTATTCCGTGGAGTGATAGAGGAATCGTTGAAGAGTTTCTGGGTACTCAATAA
- a CDS encoding DKNYY domain-containing protein has translation MKKSIGSLLCLALISTGILFAAGTSTTLPPSKTPVSAPPTNTTKKPIPGLIILGDYYAADEKNAYAINITRSAWILIRDADRETFKVIQGRFAQDKNHIYYRNTIIENVDVASFSVISGRYGYARDEKKVYGPYGVIAGADPETFKLLTGMYGVDSGSVYYDAKKIDADSATFEVLESGPYAVDAQKVFYNGHLLRGIPTEGFAVKGERAFASDGHVFFEGQVEKGAPLPEDGDTLPPPTTEPEVPVGDGETVVSPSFLEKLFSDTGVLALYVDAIRAEWVFLSFLSLVIIGIFSALFVFFADRNNETAIWGKVFLKTLIALVVGGAIFWLASYQFSLFWSAIIGTVIGIIAFLSLSNIGGKAKTFFVTLLSCIVLGFLFSILVMVLRVTDNTFQTVLTFLAKDILQVGVILGSIGVFFGSWLIRTQLNNHLSSSISGALIATFFSLLILGFVHWLGPILLLWSIVLFSVLFGAFLWVLSFRANHGLFVLSVRVLRIVIFLGLVIGLVSWLIF, from the coding sequence ATGAAAAAAAGTATTGGCTCTCTTCTCTGTTTAGCTCTTATCTCTACGGGGATTCTATTTGCCGCTGGTACTTCCACGACGCTCCCGCCCAGTAAAACTCCAGTATCAGCACCACCAACAAATACTACCAAAAAACCTATTCCATGACTCATTATCTTGGGCGACTACTATGCAGCAGACGAGAAAAATGCCTATGCAATCAATATAACACGCAGTGCCTGGATACTCATACGAGATGCTGACCGTGAGACATTTAAGGTTATTCAGGGAAGATTTGCTCAAGATAAGAATCATATATATTATCGCAACACCATTATCGAGAACGTAGACGTAGCGAGTTTTTCTGTGATTTCTGGACGCTATGGCTATGCGAGGGATGAGAAGAAAGTATATGGGCCATATGGTGTCATAGCAGGAGCCGATCCAGAGACATTTAAACTCTTGACGGGTATGTATGGTGTTGATTCGGGCAGTGTTTATTATGATGCAAAAAAGATTGATGCTGATTCGGCGACATTTGAAGTCCTGGAATCTGGGCCATATGCTGTGGATGCTCAGAAGGTATTTTATAATGGTCATCTCTTACGAGGCATTCCTACAGAAGGATTTGCCGTCAAAGGAGAGCGGGCATTTGCATCAGACGGGCACGTATTTTTTGAAGGGCAAGTAGAAAAAGGAGCTCCTCTTCCAGAAGATGGAGACACTTTGCCTCCTCCAACTACTGAACCAGAAGTGCCAGTAGGGGATGGAGAGACTGTCGTATCCCCCTCTTTTTTAGAAAAACTCTTCTCTGATACGGGTGTTCTCGCTCTTTATGTTGACGCGATACGTGCTGAATGGGTATTTCTCTCATTTCTCAGTTTAGTTATCATTGGTATATTTAGCGCTCTCTTTGTCTTTTTTGCTGATAGAAATAATGAGACAGCCATATGGGGAAAGGTATTTCTCAAAACGCTTATTGCTCTCGTAGTAGGAGGTGCTATCTTTTGGCTCGCATCATATCAATTTTCTCTTTTTTGGAGTGCTATCATAGGCACTGTAATAGGTATCATTGCATTTCTCTCACTCTCAAATATTGGAGGAAAGGCAAAAACATTTTTTGTAACATTACTTTCTTGTATAGTGCTTGGGTTTCTTTTCAGTATCCTCGTGATGGTACTCCGTGTCACTGATAATACTTTCCAAACTGTTCTGACATTTCTCGCAAAAGATATTCTTCAGGTAGGTGTTATTCTCGGAAGTATCGGTGTTTTCTTTGGATCTTGGCTGATTCGTACACAGCTCAATAATCATCTCTCTAGTTCTATCTCTGGCGCACTTATTGCGACATTTTTCTCGCTTTTGATTCTCGGGTTTGTGCATTGGCTCGGTCCTATTTTATTGCTTTGGTCAATTGTCCTCTTCTCTGTTCTCTTCGGTGCATTTCTGTGGGTGCTCTCCTTTCGTGCGAACCATGGACTCTTTGTCCTGAGTGTGCGAGTACTACGTATTGTGATATTCTTAGGACTTGTGATCGGACTAGTTTCTTGGCTGATATTCTAA
- the map gene encoding type I methionyl aminopeptidase: protein MIVQDAKTLKILRDAGKIHCEIIDGLMRSGLLVPGHTGIQVEEWIKKAQKIHGVESAFLGQYGYPANIILSVNDVVVHGVPMDIPFEAGDVLKVDYGIRYQGYLTDAATTLILGKPSDSRHQKCINAAREALRLGLAQARSGNTTGDIGYVIQKYVEEAGFHIIRELTGHGLGTKIHEKPDIYNYGKQGKGDILKKGMYVAIEPIVGFSTRKIFDTGKFAICMDDGGIGVQEEHCGIVGDDGFEIIA, encoded by the coding sequence ATGATAGTCCAAGATGCTAAAACTCTGAAGATTCTCCGTGATGCGGGGAAGATTCATTGTGAGATTATTGATGGACTCATGAGGAGTGGATTACTTGTCCCAGGACATACTGGAATTCAAGTGGAAGAATGGATAAAAAAAGCACAAAAAATACACTGAGTGGAATCAGCATTTCTCGGACAATATGGCTATCCGGCCAATATTATCCTCTCAGTCAACGATGTGGTGGTCCATGGCGTCCCTATGGATATCCCGTTTGAAGCTGGTGATGTACTCAAGGTCGACTATGGTATTCGTTATCAATGATATCTCACGGACGCAGCGACGACTCTTATTCTTGGTAAACCAAGTGACTCAAGACATCAGAAGTGTATCAATGCAGCTCGTGAGGCACTTCGATTATGACTCGCACAAGCTCGTTCGTGAAATACAACAGGGGATATAGGGTATGTCATCCAAAAATATGTCGAAGAAGCGGGATTTCATATTATCCGAGAACTCACAGGACATGGGCTCGGAACGAAGATCCATGAAAAGCCCGATATCTACAATTATGGAAAGCAGGGGAAAGGGGATATCCTCAAAAAAGGAATGTATGTCGCCATCGAACCGATTGTAGGATTTTCAACGAGAAAAATATTTGATACAGGGAAATTTGCTATCTGTATGGATGATGGTGGTATCGGCGTCCAAGAAGAACACTGCGGGATAGTCGGTGATGATGGATTTGAGATTATAGCTTAA
- a CDS encoding PhnA domain-containing protein, translating into MNDTVVIDANGNVLTAGDTVISTQNLMAGKMKIQKGTKVKNIRLTDDPEVIEGKIDGSMMVLKTCFFKKVN; encoded by the coding sequence ATGAATGATACCGTCGTCATAGACGCAAATGGAAATGTCCTTACCGCAGGCGATACAGTGATTTCCACTCAAAATCTGATGGCTGGGAAAATGAAAATCCAGAAAGGCACCAAAGTAAAAAATATCCGGCTTACCGATGACCCGGAAGTCATCGAAGGAAAAATCGACGGATCTATGATGGTACTCAAGACCTGTTTTTTCAAGAAAGTGAATTAA
- the acs gene encoding acetate--CoA ligase — translation MTRITTLEQYHADYKFSIEHPEDFWDKQAREFVWKKLWHSILQWDFSGPNIRWFEGGELNITENCLDRHLPEKANDIAFYWEPNTPTDIAKKITYQELFDEVCKFSNVLKKYGVTKGDRVCISMPMILESVVAMLACARVGAIHSVVFGGFSAQALSDRIQDASCKLVITTDGAFRGAKVIPMKATVDEALQICPSVETVIVFEHTKVPYDFQSGRDVRWGEVMQEASSICSAESMQAEDPLFILYTSGSTGKPKGVVHTCGGYMVYAQYSFENVFQYNSGEVYWCTADIGWITGHSYIVYGPLLSGATSVLFEGIPTYPDAGRFWQIIDKYHVNIFYTAPTAIRALEAFGLDFVTPYKLDSLRVLGSVGEPINEKAWHWYNENIGKKRCPIVDTWWQTETGGILISPLAGITPTKPSFATLPLPGIQPLLIDEQGKEIVGDNVSGNLCIRFPWPGIIRTIYGDHKYCKSTYFSTYPGLYFTGDGCLRDADGYYRITGRVDDVMNISGHRIGTAEVESAINMHPDVVESAVVGYLHDIKGQGIYAYVITTNTEKDSEMLKKEITAEITKGIGPIAKPDKIQIVSGLPKTRSGKIMRRILRKIAEGDTENLGDISTLLDPAVVEEIKNGAA, via the coding sequence ATGACTCGTATTACCACTCTTGAGCAATATCACGCAGATTACAAATTTAGCATTGAACATCCCGAAGATTTTTGGGATAAACAAGCGAGAGAATTCGTCTGGAAAAAACTATGGCACAGTATTCTTCAGTGGGATTTCTCTGGACCAAATATTCGCTGGTTCGAGTGAGGAGAATTAAATATTACCGAAAACTGCCTCGATAGGCATTTGCCAGAGAAGGCGAATGATATCGCATTTTATTGGGAGCCAAATACACCGACAGATATTGCAAAAAAAATCACCTATCAAGAACTCTTCGATGAAGTTTGTAAGTTTTCCAATGTTCTTAAGAAATACTGAGTAACAAAAGGGGATAGGGTATGTATCTCTATGCCGATGATTCTCGAGTCTGTTGTTGCGATGCTTGCGTGTGCTCGAGTGGGGGCGATTCATTCGGTGGTTTTTGGGGGATTTTCTGCGCAGGCGCTCTCGGATAGGATTCAGGATGCTAGCTGTAAACTCGTGATCACAACGGATGGGGCTTTTCGAGGAGCTAAAGTTATCCCTATGAAAGCAACGGTTGATGAGGCACTTCAGATATGCCCGTCTGTCGAAACGGTGATTGTTTTTGAACATACGAAGGTGCCTTATGATTTTCAGTCAGGACGAGATGTGCGATGGGGCGAAGTCATGCAAGAAGCATCTTCAATCTGTTCTGCAGAATCGATGCAAGCAGAAGACCCTCTCTTTATCCTCTATACCTCTGGTTCCACTGGTAAGCCAAAAGGAGTCGTCCATACGTGTGGTGGCTATATGGTCTACGCTCAGTACAGTTTCGAAAATGTGTTTCAATATAATTCATGAGAGGTCTATTGGTGCACAGCGGATATTGGCTGGATAACGGGGCATTCGTACATCGTCTATGGACCACTCTTATCGGGTGCGACGTCTGTGCTTTTTGAGGGTATTCCGACCTATCCAGATGCTGGGAGATTTTGGCAAATCATTGATAAGTATCATGTGAATATTTTCTACACCGCACCGACAGCGATTCGAGCCCTCGAAGCATTTGGTTTGGATTTCGTGACACCCTACAAGCTGGATTCTCTGCGAGTCCTCGGAAGTGTGTGAGAGCCCATTAATGAAAAAGCATGGCACTGGTATAACGAGAATATTGGTAAAAAACGGTGCCCTATCGTGGATACGTGGTGGCAGACAGAAACAGGTGGAATACTTATCTCGCCATTGGCAGGTATCACTCCGACGAAGCCCAGCTTTGCGACACTTCCGTTGCCTGGTATTCAACCCCTTCTCATCGATGAACAAGGAAAGGAAATAGTTGGGGATAATGTCTCAGGGAATCTCTGTATTCGCTTTCCATGGCCTGGGATTATTCGTACAATCTATGGAGACCATAAATATTGTAAGAGTACGTACTTCTCGACGTATCCTGGACTCTATTTCACAGGTGATGGATGTCTACGAGATGCTGACGGATATTATCGTATCACAGGGCGAGTCGATGATGTGATGAATATAAGCGGTCACCGTATCGGAACTGCTGAAGTAGAGAGTGCTATCAATATGCATCCTGATGTCGTCGAATCAGCGGTTGTCGGGTATCTACATGATATTAAATGACAAGGCATTTATGCCTATGTCATCACGACGAACACTGAAAAAGATTCTGAAATGCTTAAGAAAGAAATCACGGCTGAAATCACAAAAGGTATCGGACCGATTGCGAAACCTGATAAAATTCAGATAGTCTCTGGGCTCCCCAAAACTCGTAGTGGCAAAATCATGCGCCGAATCCTGCGCAAAATCGCAGAAGGGGATACTGAAAATCTCGGCGATATTTCAACGCTTCTTGATCCAGCAGTGGTAGAGGAAATCAAGAATTGAGCAGCATAG
- a CDS encoding SIMPL domain-containing protein (The SIMPL domain is named for its presence in mouse protein SIMPL (signalling molecule that associates with mouse pelle-like kinase). Bacterial member BP26, from Brucella, was shown to assemble into a channel-like structure, while YggE from E. coli has been associated with resistance to oxidative stress.): MNSFLRNLLGLAIIITLGGGLFLGYKFTQSYDRVSSPTNFRSFVVQGDGKAVGVPDIAGFSFEVITEGGVDVAALQSQNADKMNAAIAFVTKQGVDKKDIATSQYTILPRYETPNCVYGSGKVCPPATIVGYTVQQSVHVKIRDFKLISPLLTGVVTSGANSVSNIQFAIDDSTKIENTARAEAIHKAQEKAQSVADAAGFTLGRLLEISENNAMPYYNQPMLSKGMMDSVSSSTAPTIEPGSQEVTINVTLKYEIN, from the coding sequence ATGAACTCTTTCCTTAGAAATCTTCTCGGTCTGGCCATCATCATCACACTCGGTGGTGGACTATTCCTCGGATACAAGTTTACTCAGAGCTATGATCGTGTCAGTTCTCCCACAAATTTCAGAAGCTTTGTCGTACAGGGAGATGGTAAAGCAGTCGGTGTGCCAGATATTGCAGGATTTTCATTTGAAGTTATCACCGAGGGTGGGGTCGATGTCGCAGCTCTTCAATCTCAAAATGCGGATAAGATGAACGCGGCAATTGCTTTCGTCACGAAGCAAGGAGTCGATAAAAAAGATATCGCAACCTCTCAGTATACTATCCTTCCTCGATATGAGACACCAAATTGTGTGTATGGCTCTGGAAAAGTCTGTCCTCCTGCGACTATCGTCGGCTACACCGTGCAACAATCTGTGCATGTGAAAATACGAGATTTTAAACTTATCAGCCCTCTCCTCACTGGAGTGGTCACCAGTGGAGCAAATTCTGTCTCAAATATTCAGTTCGCTATCGATGATAGCACCAAGATAGAAAATACTGCTCGTGCAGAAGCAATTCATAAAGCACAAGAGAAGGCACAAAGTGTCGCTGATGCAGCAGGATTTACGCTCGGTCGGCTCCTCGAAATCAGTGAAAATAATGCTATGCCATACTACAATCAACCGATGTTATCGAAAGGTATGATGGATAGCGTATCTTCATCTACTGCTCCAACTATCGAGCCAGGATCACAAGAGGTCACTATCAATGTAACGCTTAAGTATGAGATAAACTAA
- a CDS encoding vitamin K epoxide reductase family protein, whose amino-acid sequence MKKKYLIILILALIALGNAIYLSSKAYQLLHPVPGVIVSSGCDINATISCTSVIVHPDTMIAGIPFPYLALIVYPIIILLTLWGLAIGTNKPAKIINWVALGGMLFNGYIISQEVLYIHAYCLLCLICAAIIVTIFGITWTMRKSS is encoded by the coding sequence ATGAAAAAAAAATACCTCATAATTCTGATTCTCGCGCTCATCGCTCTCGGTAATGCTATTTATCTCAGCTCAAAGGCGTACCAACTCCTGCATCCAGTACCAGGCGTCATCGTCTCAAGTGGTTGTGATATCAATGCTACCATTTCTTGTACGAGCGTTATCGTCCATCCAGATACGATGATAGCCGGTATCCCCTTCCCCTACCTCGCACTGATTGTCTATCCGATTATTATCCTCCTCACACTCTGGGGACTCGCTATCGGTACCAATAAACCAGCGAAAATCATTAACTGGGTTGCTCTCTGAGGTATGCTCTTCAATGGCTACATCATCTCTCAAGAAGTCCTCTATATCCATGCCTATTGTCTCCTCTGTCTCATCTGCGCCGCAATAATTGTCACCATCTTTGGGATTACGTGGACGATGAGAAAAAGTAGCTAG
- a CDS encoding amidohydrolase family protein: protein MRIIDCQTNIGISPHGPIGDLAYYIKMAVQMGVTDALLFPTPTFARGSCTKALWKVGNDREIKFIDAGKNGQEEESDRNPYFADNLEIIATASDVNNKGEGIIFYPVWKIHPALDNSEDVDRLLAARRVYALKVHGIATATYPEKLPNWLPRLALKHNLPIVFHTDFFRGTPQTYLEYLYQKNNPLDYVKWGNKNKVKTVINHGARLDRKAVNQIKQSDNTMIVYGPDCHIESTGRTSVKTTDYTTDLFRMTPAEKVMFSSDYPWNRDNIADENTERWDSVKRVKGLLSQRDSEKVLFENAADFFRIDK, encoded by the coding sequence ATGAGAATCATAGATTGCCAAACAAATATCGGAATCTCTCCTCATGGCCCAATTTGAGATTTAGCATATTATATAAAAATGGCAGTCCAAATGGGTGTAACAGATGCTTTATTGTTTCCCACTCCAACATTTGCAAGAGGATCTTGCACTAAAGCATTATGGAAAGTATGAAATGATAGAGAGATAAAATTTATAGATGCAGGAAAAAATGGACAGGAGGAAGAATCTGATAGAAATCCTTACTTTGCAGATAACCTAGAAATCATCGCAACTGCTAGTGACGTGAATAATAAAGGAGAAGGAATTATTTTTTACCCTGTTTGGAAAATTCATCCAGCTTTAGATAACTCCGAGGACGTTGATAGATTACTTGCGGCGCGTAGAGTTTATGCTCTTAAGGTGCATTGAATTGCAACGGCAACTTATCCAGAAAAACTGCCTAATTGGCTCCCTCGGTTGGCACTAAAACATAACCTACCTATTGTTTTTCATACAGATTTTTTCAGATGAACACCTCAAACATACTTAGAGTATCTGTATCAAAAAAATAATCCGCTTGATTATGTTAAATGGGGCAATAAGAATAAAGTAAAAACAGTTATCAATCATGGTGCGAGACTAGATAGAAAAGCGGTAAATCAAATTAAACAATCTGACAATACAATGATTGTATATGGACCAGACTGTCATATCGAAAGTACTGGACGTACTTCGGTGAAAACAACTGACTACACCACAGATTTGTTTCGTATGACGCCAGCAGAAAAGGTAATGTTTAGTAGTGACTACCCTTGGAATAGAGATAATATCGCAGATGAGAATACTGAGAGATGGGATTCAGTAAAGAGAGTTAAATGATTATTGTCTCAGAGGGATTCTGAAAAAGTACTTTTCGAAAATGCAGCAGATTTTTTCAGAATTGATAAATAA
- a CDS encoding class I SAM-dependent methyltransferase produces the protein MSLEKGGPVINDSFLNSNSKNSILFRQNRIKGFIQNILNSRKRRDEEHVQDLKDAIVKEFSGLGSQKYFFRSANSGLWNSEKFFIEKYFCQPGKLLDIGCGTGRTSLPLSERGFQVTGIDFSTEMINAARRIAIEKCINITYMDGDAARLDFPENSLDYVFFSNQGWAQNPSKELRMDILREVRRVLRDKGIFIFTTHERKFYSSRMLFWIYMWIKLFIIKPTGFEVREIDYGDLFFKRIVDSEMGLLASEQFMHIPTIKEVKDMIKKSGLTVLEINNNHISETDSRDTPPVFYVCKK, from the coding sequence ATGTCTCTGGAAAAATGAGGTCCAGTAATTAATGATTCTTTTTTGAATTCTAATAGTAAAAACAGTATATTGTTTCGTCAAAATAGAATTAAAGGATTTATACAAAATATTCTTAATTCACGAAAGCGTCGAGATGAAGAACACGTTCAAGATTTGAAAGATGCTATTGTAAAAGAATTTTCTGGACTAGGGTCACAAAAATATTTCTTTAGATCTGCTAATTCAGGATTGTGGAATTCCGAGAAGTTTTTTATAGAAAAATATTTCTGTCAACCTGGTAAATTATTGGACATAGGCTGTGGAACAGGTAGAACCTCGCTACCTCTTTCGGAAAGATGATTTCAAGTAACTGGTATAGATTTTTCAACAGAAATGATAAATGCCGCTAGGAGGATTGCTATAGAAAAATGTATTAACATCACATATATGGATTGAGATGCTGCAAGATTAGATTTTCCTGAAAATTCCCTTGATTATGTCTTTTTTTCTAATCAAGGTTGGGCACAAAATCCAAGTAAAGAATTACGAATGGATATATTAAGAGAAGTACGAAGAGTATTAAGAGATAAGGGGATTTTCATATTCACAACGCATGAGCGTAAATTTTATTCCTCAAGAATGCTCTTCTGGATATATATGTGGATTAAATTATTTATAATCAAACCAACCTGATTCGAGGTACGAGAAATTGACTATTGAGATTTATTTTTCAAAAGGATAGTTGATTCTGAAATGTGATTATTAGCTTCTGAACAATTCATGCACATACCAACTATTAAAGAAGTGAAAGATATGATTAAAAAATCTGGACTTACTGTCTTAGAAATCAATAATAATCATATTTCCGAAACAGATTCCCGAGATACGCCACCTGTTTTCTATGTTTGTAAGAAATAA
- a CDS encoding HIT family protein, giving the protein MTDCIFCQIAHKKSHSHVIWEDEKFIAFLSIFPNTEGVTVVIPKTHYSSYIFDLPDEVLSELLIATKKVAKMLDLKLEDVGRTALVFEGFGVDHVHAKLFPMHGTANMEKWKPLKSNVDKYFSTYEGYISSHDYKKADDKYLSEIALKILS; this is encoded by the coding sequence ATGACTGACTGCATATTCTGCCAGATTGCACATAAAAAATCTCATTCTCATGTAATTTGGGAGGATGAAAAATTTATTGCTTTTTTGTCTATTTTCCCAAATACGGAATGAGTCACTGTTGTGATACCAAAAACCCACTATTCTAGTTATATTTTTGATCTCCCTGATGAGGTGCTGAGTGAGTTATTGATAGCTACGAAGAAGGTAGCAAAAATGCTTGATCTCAAACTCGAAGACGTGGGTCGGACAGCTTTAGTTTTTGAGGGATTTTGAGTAGACCATGTTCATGCAAAGCTCTTTCCAATGCATGGTACTGCAAATATGGAAAAATGGAAACCTCTCAAATCAAATGTAGACAAATATTTTTCCACTTATGAATGATACATTTCATCTCATGATTATAAAAAAGCTGATGATAAATATTTATCGGAAATTGCACTTAAAATACTATCTTAA